Proteins encoded within one genomic window of Drosophila willistoni isolate 14030-0811.24 chromosome XL unlocalized genomic scaffold, UCI_dwil_1.1 Seg141, whole genome shotgun sequence:
- the LOC6641314 gene encoding zinc finger protein 845 — protein MPPLIYQQCGEVVWLNKSKTRNRLYGFKCIYCKDQPEKPSTTFKDFKFHLETKHGEIFTNWLDNDRPEERVKYETKTQREVLQVPDPSRSGLKMESQQDLQKEKVAELQVDMKKVKAEEELVLVSQLPEDEKETKEDRQTPREEIEQETELAWPIISDNESFTSASSCSSRDALGDSTSVSTDFSQFWLIDGHPIMLSLIEQLEQERHLWDLQKFSFRNHKGRTESCERICNHLNAKFDLQLKSREMVQHVKKLRHLYNKEKCRREKDKDNSSGATSSTSTWYFERLSFLSKGLPVPVLNHKEHLTFIELYERCKGIWDMQDMSCRLRHVRQEAKEQLLNLCTNELKINFQPCQLERFIYRLRKNYQREKKKRLMPKNCKDYPNNEQEISTYAYYDHLKFLDQHLAPFKCWQCQQIINSVDAYKIHLANHNGTLPFDCPFCTRQFARMSSCSLHMRRQHLDQTDEQQQVICQDCGKHFACNSDLHTHRRQHTGEKPYCCHICGSRFRSLSYFARHKRRHEQRPCGKCHICGKSFFEQAVLNDHIKAHLNVRDKVCDVCQKTFTSSKYLRQHKEIHAQKKRYICKICCKGFAQYAGLSGHMKSHGTTVKEAGSATYKEQAKD, from the exons atgCCGCCATTAATATATCAACAATGTGGTGAAGTTGTCTGgctaaataaatcaaaaaccCGCAATCGTCTCTATGGGTTTAAATGCATTTACTGCAAGGATCAGCCGGAGAAACCTTCAACAACATTTAAAGatttcaaatttcatttgGAGACGAAGCACGGAGAGATATTTACAAATTGGCTAGACAACGATAGACCAGAAGAACGAGTAAAATATGAGACAAAGACACAAAGAGAAGTCCTTCAGGTGCCTGATCCAAGTAGAAGTGGACTTAAAATGGAATCACAACAAGACCTACAGAAAGAGAAAGTGGCCGAGTTGCAAGTGGATatgaaaaaagtaaaagcGGAAGAGGAGCTTGTATTGGTATCTCAATTGCCAGAGGACGAGAAGGAGACGAAAGAGGACAGGCAAACACCAAGAGAAGAAATTGAGCAAGAAACTGAATTGGCCTGGCCGATAATCAGCGATAATGAAAGTTTTACATCCGCCTCCTCCTGCTCTTCAAGAGATGCTCTAGGGGATTCCACATCC gTATCAACAGATTTCTCTCAATTCTGGCTAATTGATGGTCATCCCATTATGCTTTCCCTTATTGAACAATTGGAGCAGGAGCGTCATCTCTGGGACTTGCAAAAGTTCTCCTTTCGCAATCACAAAGGTCGCACTGAGAGCTGTGAAAGGATCTGTAAtcatttaaatgcaaaatttgatttgcAACTCAAAAGTCGGGAAATGGTGCAACATGTCAAAAAGTTACGACATCTTTACAATAAGGAAAAATGTCGTCGGGAAAAGGATAAAGATAATTCTTCAGGAGCAACATCAAGTACCAGCACCTGGTACTTTGAAAGACTGAGTTTCCTTTCAAAAGGCTTACCCGTGCCGGTTTTGAATCACAAGGAACATTTGACTTTTATAGAATTGTATGAGAGATGTAAAGGCATTTGGGATATGCAGGATATGTCCTGCCGTTTGAGACATGTCCGTCAGGAGGCCAAAGAGCAGCTCCTGAATCTATGCAcaaatgaattgaaaattaattttcaaccCTGCCAACTGGAACGTTTCATCTATCGTCTACGCAAAAACTATCAgagggaaaaaaagaaacgccTAATGCCTAAAAATTGCAAGGATTATCCAAATAATGAACAGGAAATTTCCACTTATGCCTACTACGATCATTTAAAATTCCTGGACCAGCACTTGGCCCCCTTCAAATGTTGGCAATGCCAGCAAATTATTAATAGCGTCGATGCCTACAAAATCCATTTGGCCAATCATAATGGCACATTGCCATTTGATTGTCCTTTCTGTACCCGGCAATTTGCCCGCATGAGCAGCTGCAGTTTACACATGAGACGGCAGCATCTGGATCAGACTGATGAGCAACAGCAAGTGATTTGTCAGGATTGTGGCAAGCATTTCGCCTGCAATTCGGATCTTCATACCCATCGTCGCCAACATACCGGCGAGAAGCCATATTGTTGCCACATCTGTGGCAGTCGTTTTCGTTCGCTCTCCTATTTTGCCCGCCACAAGCGGCGGCACGAGCAAAGGCCATGCGGCAAGTGTCACATTTGTGGCAAAAGCTTCTTCGAGCAGGCCGTCCTTAATGATCACATCAAGGCCCATTTGAATGTACGGGACAAAGTGTGTGATGTATGCCAAAAGACATTCACCAGCTCCAAATATCTGCGACAACATAAGGAGATACATGCTCAGAAGAAGCgctatatatgtaaaatatgCTGCAAAGGTTTTGCCCAATATGCGGGTCTTAGTGGGCATATGAAATCGCATGGTACCACAGTGAAAGAGGCCGGTTCCGCCACATACAAAGAGCAAGCAAAGGACTGA
- the LOC6641313 gene encoding uncharacterized protein LOC6641313 translates to MAADPRFKLFRAVDPSQVNVPIDDRFSKLTLSSNKKKKLIQQQQDHQDKEKEPRMVQSLTPSAQRQLDMEADNSQVDLNGSDYMDALHFSGDDIGCTPNQVVDALSENVTNLTMKSTEMVSICISSTTEERDEVDDNDDDSVTVEDDEDERSCITISDSSDDDQPKEEVMAVSEQEPEQRREQEPQAAMLSADKVKRIEAFLRDVSMERHERAERGHETSTASPLSSGNKHSRLANAETESMSLSQAEEEANWTNPSSPPNLGPANDTVMDTFCSADLRELEKSKKLADNDTEINTICSEEDEAAAEEKEKSQHRESSRRLASNDTIENTLCSNEDEERDITIPETASSSSEDEVESPRKEQSSEDLVAQPSIQVSSINISAKINIKIHIPRMGSSCSSDEEESDELAKRSTSSSDAEIQKENQGQIAPATVQTPLLVDDASEDERFLSQAEKLLNELYGQAWQTPDIIRTLKRSSNSGGKATPPKSQATKPNRRQQQPLTECKPRQPRAKTKPSSRHMDESALGDFSIFKRALRPTDNQKTPLNSTRLPNNARAVQTERPQRQRPRTKHLDETRWRALVDSDTSSVDASDDDDADVTGSSSPSGSSRSSSTSSKSNEVTYLDLSQREVQVVGTDNKDLPAPRRLDDILRSCRPSIKAKLPPTPNPNPNPSTEAKTLPPSRRQLFTPNVGYEDEAQAIEIVDRAIELDMLDELENDHLPGTPVHKRLQQIKKQLAKDNATPKIPPKSTPKVTPKATAKATPKATPKEVAKVMPPPTSSARKKIMDSAHGERKYSFLKSLEGQIPRHLSDNEAFFYRENFNKNKEQLADYLYKLFNANIFNGELNVPITWSKLLRNTAGRCKNKRKLNQRSSTIELSQKVLTSADRLRCTLIHELCHAAAWVFNGEGGHGRVWKMWAKRATDKFPELPAIQVCHSYAIEFKYTYKCQNCDAASHAHSRSRKVEHLRCRLCHGPITLLLNKKDKSGNIVSTPAGEAKGFAKYVKENFQKFKRPDLTAAEVMRLLSVEYGKQKNKGGRQDDGDIAKQVETLNLSDSDEEN, encoded by the exons ATGGCGGCAGATCCACGCTTTAAGTTATTCCGAGCTGTGGACCCGAGTCAGGTGAATGTGCCTATTGACGATAGATtcagcaaattgacattgTCCTCgaataagaaaaagaaactgatacagcaacaacaggaCCATCAGGATAAAGAGAAGGAGCCAAGGATGGTCCAGTCGCTCACACCCAGTGCTCAGCGCCAGCTGGATATGGAGGCAGATAATTCGCAAGTGGATCTCAATGGATCCGATTATATGGACGCACTTCATTTCAGTGGCGATGACATTGGATGCACTCCAAATCAAGTGGTGGACGCTCTTAGCGAAAATGTGACAAATTTGACGATGAAATCCACTGAGATGGTTTCCATATGTATATCCTCCACCACCGAAGAGAGGGATGAAGtggacgacaacgacgacgacagtGTCACTGTGGAAGATGATGAGGATGAACGGTCTTGCATAACAATCTCAGACTCAAGTGATGACGATCAGCCCAAAGAGGAAGTTATGGCTGTGAGTGAACAAGAGCCGGAACAGAGGCGGGAACAGGAACCGCAAGCCGCAATGCTCTCCGCTGACAAAGTTAAACGCATTGAAGCCTTCTTAAGAGACGTCTCCATGGAGCGCCATGAGAGGGCTGAAAGGGGCCATGAGACTTCCACGGCCTCTCCCTTGTCCTCAGGTAATAAACATAGTCGCTTGGCCAATGCCGAAACCGAATCAATGAGCCTAAGCCAAGCGGAGGAAGAAGCAAACTGGACGAATCCTTCCTCACCCCCAAATCTGGGTCCAGCTAATGATACTGTGATGGATACATTCTGCTCGGCAGATCTTCGTGAATtggaaaaaagcaaaaaattggCCGACAATGATACGGAAATAAATACCATCTGTTCCGAGGAGGACGAGGCGGCGGcggaggagaaggagaagtCGCAGCATCGTGAAAGTAGTCGACGCTTGGCCAGTAATGACACAATAGAGAATACTCTATGCTCTAATGAAGATGAGGAAAGAGACATAACCATACCAGAGACCGCCTCCTCGTCCAGCGAAGATGAAGTTGAATCGCCACGGAAGGAGCAATCTAGCGAGGATTTGGTTGCTCAACCATCCATTCAAGTCAGCAGTATTAATATATCCGCCAAGATTAATATAAAGATCCATATACCCCGAATGGGTAGCAGTTGCTCAAGTGATGAAGAAGAATCTGATGAGCTGGCCAAGCGCTCAACATCCTCCAGTGATGCGGAGATTCAGAAAGAAAACCAAGGCCAAATCGCACCGGCAACTGTTCAAACCCCATTGCTAGTGGACGATGCCTCCGAGGATGAGCGATTCCTCAGTCAGGCGGAGAAACTACTGAACGAGCTGTACGGCCAAGCGTGGCAGACACCGGACATTATACGTACCCTGAAACGTAGCAGCAACAGTGGAGGAAAAGCAACTCCTCCCAAGTCTCAAGCCACGAAACCCAATCGtcgacaacaacaacctcTCACCGAGTGCAAGCCACGTCAGCCAAGGGCTAAAACGAAGCCTTCCAGCAGGCACATGGATGAAAGTGCCTTGGGTGACTTTAGTATAT TTAAGCGAGCTTTGCGTCCGACTGACAACCAAAAGACGCCCCTCAACTCCACACGCTTGCCCAACAATGCGAGGGCTGTGCAAACGGAAAGACCCCAACGTCAACGTCCTCGGACAAAACATTTGGATGAGACACGCTGGCGGGCATTGGTTGACTCGGATACAAGTAGTGTAGATGCCTCCGATGATGACGACGCCGACGTCACGGGCAGCAGTTCACCTTCTGGTTCCTCGCGCTCCTCCTCGACAAGCTCCAAATCGAATGAGGTTACATATTTGGATCTGTCGCAGCGAGAAGTTCAAGTGGTGGGCACTGATAATAAGGATTTACCAG ctCCCCGACGCCTTGATGATATCTTACGTTCCTGCCGGCCCAGCATTAAGGCTAAATTACCTCCCACACCGAATCCAAATCCAAATCCTTCAACTGAAGCGAAAACTTTGCCACCAAGTCGACGACAGTTGTTCACACCGAATGTGGGCTATGAGGATGAGGCACAGGCCATTGAAATAGTCGACAGGGCCATAGAGTTGGATATGCTGGATGAGTTGGAGAATGACCATTTGCCAGGGACGCCAGTGCATAAGCGTTTGCAGCAGATTAAGAAACAATTGGCCAAGGACAATGCGACACCTAAAATACCGCCCAAGTCGACGCCAAAAGTGACACCCAAAGCCACAGCAAAAGCGACACCCAAAGCTACACCAAAAGAGGTAGCTAAAGTCATGCCGCCACCCACTTCGTCGGCGCGAAAGAAAATCATGGACTCCGCACACGGAGAAAGGAAATATAGTTTCCTGAAATCCCTTGAAGGGCAAATACCGCGACATTTAAGCGATAACGAAGCCTTCTTCTATAGAGAGAACTTCAACAAGAATAAGGAGCAATTGGCTGATTATCTATATAAACTGTTCAATGCCAACATATTCAATGGGGAACTAAATGTACCCATCACCTGGTCGAAACTGCTAAGGAACACTGCCGGCAGATGCAAGAACAAACGGAAATTGAATCAACGCTCTAGCACCATAGAGTTGAGTCAAAAGGTCTTAACCAGCGCCGATCGTTTGCGTTGCACTCTCATCCATGAGCTGTGCCATGCAGCCGCTTGGGTCTTCAATGGTGAGGGTGGCCACGGACGTGTTTGGAAAATGTGGGCAAAGCGAGCCACCGATAAGTTTCCAGAATTGCCAGCCATACAAGTTTGCCATAGCTATGCCATTGAATtcaaatacacatacaaatgCCAGAATTGTGATGCCGC TTCCCATGCCCATTCTCGGTCGCGTAAAGTGGAGCATTTGCGTTGTCGCCTCTGTCATGGACCGATCACATTGTTGCTCAATAAAAAGGACAAATCGGGCAATATTGTATCCACGCCAGCGGGTGAGGCCAAAGGCTTCGCCAAATATGTCAAGGAGAATTTCCAGAAATTTAAACGTCCAGACTTGACAGCTGCCGAGGTAATGCGTCTATTGAGTGTGGAATATGGCAAGCAGAAGAACAAGGGCGGCCGACAGGACGATGGAGACATTGCCAAGCAGGTGGAGACTTTAAATTTAAGCGATAGTGACGAAGAAAACTAA
- the LOC6641316 gene encoding PH and SEC7 domain-containing protein, with product MSACRDRVNAAPVRSDAADSANAAASASASAALAAAATTNMAKITATLKSTSTAAATAAAVNDNENKFKLAEQMDFSYQRTAKQTSPTTSRQRGDAEEKRKLQLQQLQRQRRQLRKDFFKDIYREEDEEETQPEENHRTEKIKPKRERKHSKPEQNIKELINKFQAMIVKEKQQQEMSAKEQKIETTKLEEKRIMTADEGMPLSGLSPYSSDNEEAITGTGQRRNNNNNKPKVTRCSSSDSALGLEVDDAAMEVTPPPPTQRRMTLTVTDLPLRPALLPLAEPTALPDSPLTSPTSTTQAAAGIPTKVLLEERMVPAPVTGGSSSRRESTQSCLSDLGGLAGVRYVRTPSVVVSDYSDDITACGISMEEMEYFRLQRAKGQRRCSLEAGASATGSAVVGGMGKDEGQISDVSAASSCSNLYYCGSTISALDGGECIVNGVRVALAGRKSSSTTQSGSGSSSAEEEDDEEEDDDDDDDDVDADVEVECIRHGEQELNQRQLSELLAATQLCDQEGFQQKQQQQQQQQQQQQQQQQQQQQKKKVGSTSHGEGNSDGVTINGNLNL from the coding sequence ATGAGTGCGTGCCGCGATCGCGTAAATGCCGCCCCCGTCCGCTCTGACGCCGCCGACTCTGCCAACGCagctgcctctgcctctgcctctgccgcTCTAGCGGCTGCTGCTACTACTAACATGGCAAAGATAACAGCGACGCTAAAGTCTAcgtcaacagcagcagcaacagcagcagcagtcaacgacaatgaaaataaattcaagCTGGCAGAGCAAATGGATTTTAGTTATCAGAGAACAGCGAAACAGACAAGCCCGACGACTAGCAGACAAAGAGGAGACGCCGAGGAGAAGAGAAAACTGCAGCTACAACAACTGCAACGGCAAAGGCGGCAATTGCGCAAAGACTTCTTTAAGGATATTTATCGCgaagaagacgaagaagaGACACAACCTGAAGAGAATCATCGTACAGAGAAAATCAAaccgaagagagagagaaagcacTCGAAACCGGAACAGAATATTAAAGAAttgataaataaatttcaagcCATGATTGTTAAGGAGAAACAACAACAGGAAATGTCGGCGAAGGAGCAAAAAATTGAGACAACCAAATTGGAAGAGAAACGCATTATGACAGCGGATGAGGGAATGCCATTGAGTGGCCTGAGTCCCTATAGCAGCGACAATGAGGAGGCCATAACCGGCACAGGGCAAAGacgtaacaacaacaacaacaaaccaaaaGTAACACGCTGCTCCAGCAGCGATTCAGCCCTGGGCCTGGAAGTCGATGATGCCGCCATGGAGGTGACTCCACCACCACCCACACAGCGTCGCATGACACTGACAGTGACAGACTTACCATTACGACCAGCTCTACTGCCATTGGCCGAACCCACCGCATTGCCAGACTCACCATTGACATCACCCACCAGCACCACACAAGCAGCGGCCGGTATACCCACCAAAGTGTTGCTGGAGGAACGCATGGTCCCAGCACCAGTTACCGGAGGATCGTCCTCACGTCGCGAATCCACACAAAGCTGCCTCAGCGATTTGGGTGGCCTGGCTGGGGTACGTTATGTACGCACTCCGTCCGTTGTTGTATCGGATTATTCAGACGACATTACTGCCTGTGGCATTAGCATGGAGGAAATGGAATACTTTCGCCTGCAAAGAGCCAAGGGACAACGTCGCTGTTCCCTGGAGGCAGGTGCCAGTGCTACTGGCAGTGCTGTCGTCGGTGGCATGGGCAAAGATGAAGGCCAAATATCGGATGTCAGTGCGGCCAGCAGTTGTAGTAATCTTTATTATTGCGGCTCCACCATATCGGCCTTAGATGGCGGCGAATGTATTGTGAATGGTGTGAGAGTGGCATTAGCTGGTCGCAAATCATCGAGTACAACACAAagtggcagcggcagcagcagtgcggaggaggaggatgaTGAAGAGGaggatgacgacgatgatgatgatgatgtcgaTGCCGATGTTGAGGTGGAATGCATTAGGCACGGGGAACAGGAGCTGAATCAAAGGCAGCTAAGCGAATTGCTGGCAGCCACTCAACTATGCGATCAAGAAGGCTtccagcaaaagcagcagcagcagcagcagcaacaacaacagcagcagcagcaacaacaacaacaacagcagaagaagaaggtAGGCAGCACCAGCCATGGAGAGGGAAATTCTGATGGCGTCACAATTAACGGAAATCTCAATTTATAG
- the LOC6641315 gene encoding uncharacterized protein LOC6641315 has translation MPVTPGTPDSSHMILGAAAFVVHERRQPNKSLMNCFRDRTPSSASLANNSSAHVYARSQSSLNGGAITLDAGRPEAVVLLRELRRKPNKLALLKSSSTKDLTRLFADEPMALVSNTSLDSNSSSAGTASPAAARASLSGRTRECCAACSKRWHDLKQRMHTLEQDLQVQTSYNHDLEVKVTELTRQVNDLLQLQETRDRKAAAAEGKQGGGKRIGGGGGGGGSGSGASGGGGVSRLPAWMNLSNWWKSRPSVETLREQHIFFDEPCFDTELELVLKHDQHKTVPRIVVECCDLIEQQYRQSTEPIVGIYRQCGDYNKIQTLRFNIDANDYESLHHSKVDIHTLTGVLKLFLREIKSPLISVNEAKTFIGNPNQWLLTEFSLKLDILKRLIRSLPETNRDTMEYIFGHFNRLTKVPLQQINSETLAISISPSIFHTVPQGAHMQDLQQLLREGETLADCVRIMIEYKSRIFECTADRRRISVKNLKKTLSQPDLLFRNRF, from the exons ATGCCAGTAACGCCTGGAACTCCAGACTCGTCACACATGATCTTGGGCGCTGCCGCTTTTGTGGTCCATGAGCGAAGACAGCCAAATAAATCGCTAATGAATTGCTTTCGAGATCGCACCCCATCATCGGCATCGTTGGCAAATAACTCATCCGCCCATGTGTACGCAAGATCGCAGAGTTCCCTCAATGGTGGTGCCATCACACTTGATGCCGGTCGTCCGGAGGCGGTGGTCTTACTCAGGGAGCTACGAAGGAAGCCCAATAAACTGGCCTTGCTGAAAAGTAGCAGTACAAAGGATCTAACACGCCTCTTCGCCGACGAACCCATGGCATTAGTGTCGAATACCAGTTTGGATTCCAATTCCAGTTCAGCCGGAACGGCTAGTCCGGCAGCAGCTCGTGCCAGTCTTAGTGGGCGAACGCGTGAATGTTGTGCGGCATGTTCCAAGCGTTGGCATGATCTCAAACAGCGTATGCATACATTGGAGCAGGATCTGCAGGTCCAGACCAGCTATAACCATGATCTGGAAGTGAAAGTTACGGAATTGACGCGTCAGGTGAATGATCTTCTGCAACTGCAGGAGACCAGGGATCGTAAGGCTGCTGCTGCGGAGGGCAAGCAAGGTGGTGGTAAACGAatcggtggtggtggtggcggcggcggtagTGGGAGTGGAGCCAGCGGTGGTGGTGGAGTTTCACGCTTGCCTGCCTGGATGAATCTGTCGAATTGGTGGAAATCCCGTCCCTCGGTGGAGACATTGAGAGAGCAGCATATATTCTTTGATGAGCCATGCTTCGACACCGAATTGGAATTGGTACTAAAGCACGATCAACACAAAACCGTGCCACGCATTGTCGTCGAATGTTGTGACCTGATCGAACAGCAATATCGCCAGTCCACAGAACCGATCGTTGGCATCTATCGCCAATGTGGGGActataataaaatacaaacatTACGCTTCAATATCGATGCCAATGACTATGAGTCGCTGCATCATTCCAAAGTTGATATACACACATTAACTGGTGTCCTGAAGCTGTTTCTACGTGAGATCAAGAGTCCTTTGATTAGTGTGAACGAGGCGAAAACCTTTATAGGTAATCCCAATCAATGGT TGCTTACGGAATTCTCTCTTAAATTGGATATACTGAAAAGACTGATAAGATCTTTACCAGAAACTAATCGGGATACCATGGAATATATATTTGGTCATTTTAATCG GCTCACAAAGGTTCCATTGCAACAGATCaattcggaaacattagccatATCGATATCACCATCAATTTTTCATACTGTTCCCCAAGGTGCTCATATGCAGGATTTACAACAACTCCTAAGAGAAGGTGAAACCCTTGCCGATTGTGTTAGGATCATGATCGAGTACAAGAGTCGGATATTTGA ATGCACAGCCGATCGTCGTCGCATCAGCGTTAAGAACCTAAAGAAGACACTTTCACAACCGGATTTACTATTTCGTAATAGATtctaa